The Prochlorococcus marinus str. MIT 9301 genome segment CCTGGCATTTTTTAATGAGTCCACTTTCAGGTTTCTTAGCCGTAATTGTATTCTTTACAGCCATCCTCGTTGCTTATTTAACCAAGCAATTTCAAAACGAAAATTTAAACTATTCATCTCTTAATCAAATGAAAAACCCAAACACAAAAGTCAAAACAATCGAAAAAGAAAAAGTTGTTGCTGAAACTCTTAACGGCAGATTCGCAATGCTTGGATTAATTGCTGCTGTTGGAGCATACCTAACAACAGGTCAAATAATTCCTGGTTTCGTTTAAAAACCTACTATTTAACATTTCTAAAAATCAGAAAAATGGAAAATTTTAAAACAACTTATTGGCAAAACGCTGAGAGAACTAATGGAAGAATGGCAATGATGGGCTTATTTGCATTAGTTGTAAATTATGGCTTATTCGGATGGATAATTCCAGGAATTTTTTAAAATGAATTTAGGCTTACTTTTTCTTAAAGTAAATACTTTGGGAGTTATAACTCTTTCTGAACTTGATTGGATAACTAACCATCAATCTGAATTTTCAAGGTTAGATATGGCTTTAGTTATAAAGATTGGCCGTCTTATGGATTCTGGAGTGGTAGAAATTGATAATAGATTGCCTGTTTAATTTTTAAAAAATGATCGTCATGAGTGTTTGTCAATAGGGATACTGACAAACACTTTTTTATGAGAAAAAATATTTGTAAAAAAAAAGAGATTGTTTCTTAGCTAAAAACAATCTCTCAATTACCTAATTCTTACATGAAAATTTCAAGTAAGCTTTCAGATCTTAACTGATTTGTAATTATAGTAAATCCGTAAAAATGCTTTTGTAATTTATCTTTTTAAACCACCTCTTTTTATCCAAAGAAACCATGTAACCCAAATAGGAGGGAGGAATCTTATTAAAAAAGAAATTTTATACATATAAAATGGGGCATTTTCACTTTGCAATAAATTCATCAAAAAGGAAGATATAGTTACCCAAAGTAAAATTATTAATATATTTGCTCCTAACAAAGCAAACTTATTTTGTTTGAATATTTTTGGCATAAGTTTATTTTTTTTATATTCTTAATTTTAAATAACCTTGGGAAGTAAATTATACATTTTCAAAAAAACTTTAAATTTAAAATCCATATCCAAATAAAAAAAATACTAAATTTTAATCCCTCTCCAAATAATATTCCGAAAGTAATAGGAGGCGAAAATATTAAAAAAAGAATAGAGAATAAACTAAATAAAGCAAATGAACCTCTTAAAAAATAATTCTTTCTTTTTGTTCTTCTTAGATTTTTTAAGGTATTCCACTCCCATTGAATAAGCCTGTAGAACTTTTCTGATAATAAAAATAAATACTTCATTAATATTATTAATTTCTATCGGCTTTTCTTATTTATAAAATTAATTTCACCTGTTAGCAATAAACCTTATCCCCTTCTTCAGAAAGATAATAAATCTTATTTTCTGAACTTACGAAGAAAGTTAATCCCTTATATTGTGATCTTTTAAATTTATCTAATCTAAGTCTGTGTAAATCCCAATTATCAGTACTTATGTCAGGATTAAATTCTTGTTCTTTTAAAAAAGGTACATAAGTTGGACTAATTGTTGTTTTTTGGGCTAACCCTCTATTTCGTTTTAAATAAAAAAATAATAAAAGTACAAAAAAAAGAATTAATAATATATTTGTCATTGTCAATTTTTCTAATTTGAAAAAATTTTATTTGGAGAATCAAGAACTTTTCACAATAAATTTGTTAGTAAGTAAAAAATCCTATTTTTATATTCTTGTATTTTTGAATACTTATCAAGGGATTACCTAAATCAGATTATAAAAAGAGTCGCATTTTTAACATGACTCAAAATTCCATGAATACTCCTTATGCAAAAAGAGTAGCTGAAAAATTTAGAGAGGCTCAAAACTATTTAAAAACTAATGGTTTTAGTAGATCAACTAAACATTTACTGGAAGATATTGAAAATTCTGTTGAAAAATAATGCCAATACCTCCTCACTTACCACAACTACAATATGGCTACGATGATGGCTTTACAACCATTGTTTTTGGGTTAATAGGAAGTTGCTTAGGATGTATCTTAATTTTATTAATTTCATTTTTTGAATTTAAATTCAAAAAGCAAAATAGTAAGCCTTAAGAGACTTACTAAACGTTAAATAAGAACTCCATTACATCACCTTCGTTAACAATATATTCCTTACCTTCACTTCTTAAAAGACCTTTAGTTTTTGCATTGGCAATTGAACCTGAATCAATTAAATTTTGATAGGAAATAGTCTGAGCTCTTATAAATCCTTTTTCAAAATCAGTATGAATTACTCCTGCTGCCTGTGGCGCAGTCATCCCATCTTTTATTGTCCAAGCTTTTGTCTCCTTTTCACCGGTAGTGAAATAAGTTTTTAATCCCAATAATTTATATGTTGATCTAATTAATGAACTTAATCCCCCTTCTTCTACTCCTAAGCCGATAAGGTAGTCTTTTTTATCTTCTGGTTCTAACTCTATTAATTCAGATTCGACTTGCGCTGATATTTTTATACATTCTGTATTTTCATTGCTTGCAAAACTCTGAACTGTTGATGAAAAATCATTACCTTCAGCTAAATCATTTTCATTCAAATTAGTTGCGTAAATAATTGGTTTAGCAGTAAGGAAGCCTAATTGCTTAATTATTAAATTTTCTTCTTCATTCAAAGATATTGATCTAACTGAAAGGCCTTTCTCTAGCTCTTCTTCAATTTTTTCTAGTAAGGTATCTTCTTTAGCTGCCTCTTTACTAGTTCTAACCTGTTTTTTAATTCTTTCTCTTCTTTTTTGGAGTTGAGATAAATCAGCTAAATTCAATTCCAGATTAATTATCTCAATGTCATCCAGGGGATCTACCTTTCCAGAAACATGAATTACATCACTATCTTCAAAGCACCTTACAACATGAACTATTGCATCAACCTCCCTAATATTTGATAAAAATTTATTTCCCAAGCCTTCGCCTTTACTAGCTCCTTTTACTAGTCCTGCGATATCTACAAATTCAATTTTTGTTGGGATAATATTTTGGCTACAACTTAAATTACCTAACTCTTGCAACCTTTGATCCGGGACTGAAACTATGCCTTTATTAGGTTCTATAGTACAAAAGGGAAAATTAGCCGCTTGGGCCTTAGCATTTTCTACAAGTGCATTAAATAGGGTTGATTTTCCAACATTTGGTAATCCAATAATACCTGCTTTTAACATTTGAAAAAACTTATGGGAAAATTATCAAGAAAACATCTTCTAGTAATATAGTATTTACTTAACCAATCTTGGATAAGTTAATTATAATCGTTTTGATTATTTATTTAGTTCCTAAATATTCTCTACTTCTGCTTTTAAAAAGAAATGTTTGATTTAATAAAAAAAAATATAAATCTAAGAAGTGGAATTATATTGCTTTCTCTGGCTATATTTTTCGTTTTTATAACCAATTCCTTCAAGAAAAACAAGTCAAAAGATATTTCTGATTTTGTAGTTCAAGTGGAAAAAGGAATCCTGTCAGATTCAATTAATACTAGTGGTGAAGTAAAAGCAAAAAAGACAAGCAATATTGGGCCTCGGAAGCAAGGCGTTATAAAAGAAATCAAAGTAGATGAAGGCGATCTTGTAAAAAAAGATCAGGTTTTAGCTTCTCTTGATGATGAAGACTTTATCTATAAAATTGAAGAACTTGAATTAAATGTAGAGAAACAAAAATCTGAATTTTTAAGAAGGGAATATTTATATCAAGAAGGTGCGGTAAGTAAAGAAGACTATGAAAGTTATAAAAATAACTACGACATTAGTAGCGCCAAACTTAATGATGCAAAAGCTGAAAAAAGTTTCTATCTAATTAAAGCTCCTTATGGAGGAAAGATAACTGCAAAATATGCTGAGATAGGATCTTATGTCACACCAAGTACAAACTTAAGTTCAGACTCTAAAACTAAAAACTTTATTTTTGAACTATCAGAGGGCCTAGAAATTGTTGCTAAAGTTCCTGAGAGTGACATTGGCAGAATAAAAATAGGTCAAGAAGCCTCAGTAAGGATTGAGGCTTATCCCTCAAAAAAATATAGTGCCATAGTTAAAAAAATAGCTGCGAGAGCTGTAAAAGATAATAATGTAACCTCATTCGAAGTAACTTTAAATTTTAAGGATATTTCTGAAGAAATTAAAATTGGAATGACTGCAGATCTTGAATTTAGAGTCGAAGGTAATGAAGAAAAAATCTTAGTGCCAACAGTTTCTATTGTCACTGAAAAAGGTGAAAAGGGAATTTTGAAAGTTGATAAAAACAATTCTCCCAAATTTGAAAAAATTGAAATTGGTATTAGTAGTGGAAATAAAACCTCAGTAATTGATGGATTAGAACCTGGAGAGCAAATCTTTATTAATATTCCACCTTGGGCTAAGAAGAGAAAATGAGTTTAACATCTGAAAACTCTAAAAAACCAATTTTACTTTTAGTCGATGGTCATTCACTTGCTTTTAGAAGCTTCTATGCATTTAGCAAAGGGATTGATGGAGGTTTAACAACCAAAGATGGATTCCCAACAAGTGTGACTTATGGATTTCTAAAAAGCCTTCTTGATAATTGCAAAAATATTTGTCCTGAGGGCGTTTGTATTACTTTTGATACCGAAAAACCTACTTTCAGGCATGAATTAGATCCAAATTATAAGGCCAATAGAGATGTAGCACCAGATGTTTTTTTTCAGGATATTGAACAACTAGAAATCATTTTAGAAGAAAGTCTTAATTTGCCAATTTTTAAATCTCCTGGTTATGAAGCAGATGATCTCCTAGGCACAATTGCAAATGATGCTTCATCTAAAGGATGGTGCGTGAATATTCTTTCTGGGGATCGGGACTTATTTCAATTAGTAGATGATCAAAAAGATATTTATGTACTTTATATGGGAGGTGGTCCATATGCAAAAAGTGGGAATCCAACTCTTATGAATGAAAATGGAGTAAAAGAAAAATTAGGTGTCGCTCCAGAAAGAGTAGTTGATCTTAAAGCTCTAACTGGTGATAGTTCTGATAATATTCCTGGTATTAAAGGAGTAGGTCCAAAAACTGCAATTAATCTTCTAAAAGAAAACGATACACTTGATGGAATTTATCAGGCTTTGGAGAAGATTCAGCAGAATAATGATAAAAAATATAAAGGATTCATCAAAGGTTCGGTTATAGAAAAGCTCAGAAACGATAAGCATAATGCTTTTCTCTCCAGAGATTTAGCAAAAATAAATACTGAAGTGCCTTTGATATTAAGTGATGGTTATGAATTAAAAAATATAAATCAAGAACTACTTTCAGAGTCACTGCAAAAACTTGAATTATCAACACTACTTCGGCAAATTGATATTTTCAATTCAACTTTCAGCAAAGGTGGTTTTGGAAAAAATAATTTGGTTAGCAAGGAGGAGAAGGTTCCAAAGATCTTAAGTAACAATGAATTAGAAAATAGTGAAAATAAAATCCCCAAAATTAAGGTAATTATTGTAAATGATTTCGAATTACTTGATAAATTAATTAAAAGATTAAACAAGACAAATCAAATAGTTTCTTTAGATACAGAGACTAATAGTTTGAATCCAATCGATGCAGAACTTGTTGGGATAGGGTTATGTCTTGGAGAAGAAAATGATGATTTATTTTATATACCTCTTGGTCATCAAATAAAAAAAGAGACCCCCAATCAATTATCGATTGAAGATGTTTTCTCAAAACTAAGAACTTGGATAGAAGATCCGAAAAAAGAAAAGGCACTCCAAAATTCTAAATTTGATAGGCAAATATTTTTTAATCATGGACTTGATCTTAAAGGCGTAACCTTTGACACCTTGCTAGCAGACTACCTTCTTAATAACCAGGAGAAGCATGGATTAAGTGAAATTAGTTTTAGATTATTTGGATTTAAGCCCCCTTCATTTAAAGAAACAGTTGGGAAAAATAAAGACTTTTCATTTGTTGATATTAATGAAGCAAGTATTTACTGCGGTTATGATGTTTTTCTAACTTTTAAGATTGTCAAAATTTTTAAAGAAAGATTTTCAAAGGAAAAAGATGAATTAATCAAATTGTTCAAAGAAATCGAGCTACCCTTAGAGCCGGTATTGTCTCAAATGGAAATGAATGGCATAACTATCGATATACCTTATTTGGATAAACTCTCAAAGGAACTAAAAAGTACCTTAGAAGATATTGAAAATAAAGTTTTTGAATTAGCAGATGAAAATTTTAATTTATCTTCACCAAAACAACTCGGTGAGATCTTATTTGAAAAATTAAATTTGGATAAAAAGAAATCACGCAAAACAAAAACAGGATGGAGCACAGATGCTTTAGTTCTTGAAAGATTAGTCGACGAACATGAAATAATCCAACATTTAATAAAGCACAGAACTATTAGCAAATTACTTAGCACCTATATTGATGCTCTTCCAAATCTTATAAACGAAAAGACAGGAAGAGTTCATACAAACTTTAATCAAGCTGCTACAGCGACTGGGAGACTAAGTAGTAGTAATCCTAATCTTCAAAATATTCCGGTTAGGACTGAATTTAGTAGGAGGATCAGAAAAGCATTCTTGCCTGAAAAAAATTGGAAACTTTTATCAGCTGATTATTCTCAGATCGAATTAAGAATACTTGCTCACTTAGCGGATGAAGAAATATTAATTAATGCATTCCATAAAAATGACGACATTCATTCTCTGACTGCAAGATTAATTTTTGAGAAAGAAGAAATTTCTTCTGATGAGAGGAGAGTTGGGAAAACAATAAATTTCGGAGTTATCTATGGTATGGGAATTAAAAAGTTTGCTCGTTCTACAGGAGTAAGTACTCCTGAAGCAAAAGAATTCCTAATAAAATACAAAGAAAGATATTCAAAAATTTTCAAATTTCTTGAACTTCAAGAAAGGCTTGCCTTATCAAAAGGTTATGTAAAAACAATTTTTGGTAGAAAGAGAGAATTTAAGTTTGATAAAAATGGACTTGGAAGACTAATAGGAAAAGATCCTTACGAAATTGACTTGCAATCCGCAAGAAGAGCTGGCATGGAAGCACAGTCACTAAGAGCCGCAGCCAATGCCCCAATTCAGGGTTCAAGTGCAGATATTATTAAAATTGCAATGGTTCAACTAAATAAGAAATTCATAGAAATGAACTTTCCAGCAAAAATGCTTTTACAAGTACATGATGAATTATTGTTTGAAGTTGAACCAGATTCTTTGGAAATTACGACGAAATTAGTGAAGAAGACTATGGAAAATTGTGTAAAATTAAATGTACCTCTTTTGGTTGATATTGGAATTGGAGATAATTGGATGGAGACAAAATAAGCCTTATGAAATACTTAGTTTAAGATGATCAAACTTTTTAATACTTTAAGCAAAAGAATTGAGGTTTTTAAGCCTATTGATGATGTAGTAAAAATTTATTGTTGTGGAGTAACTGTTTATGATTTATGTCATCTTGGCCATGCCAGAAGTTACATAGCTTGGGATGTATTGAGAAGATTTTTAATTTACAGTGATTTCAAAGTGAAGTATGTTCAAAATTTCACAGATATTGATGACAAGATCTTAAAAAGAGCGAAAGAAGAAAGTATTTCAATGAAGGAAGTATCTGAAAAGAATATTATTGAATTTCATAAAGATATGGATTCTTTAGGGATAATGCGTCCGGATAGTATGCCAAGAGCAACGAATCATATATGCAATATCTGCGACTTAATAACAATCCTCGAGGACAAAGGTTATGCATATTCTAGGGATGGAGATGTTTATTATTCTGTTTTTAAAAATCAAAATTATGGAAAGCTAAGTAATCAAAATATAGAAGAACAAAACATCAATCAGCAAGGAAGAATGGCTAATGAGGAAAATAGTAAAAAACTAAATCCGCAAGATTTTGCACTATGGAAAAAAGCCAAAGATGATGAACCATTTTTTGATTCGCCATGGGGTAAAGGTAGGCCAGGGTGGCATATTGAATGTTCGGCAATGGTTAAAGATGAATTAGGAGATACTATTGATATCCATTTAGGAGGTTCTGATTTGATTTTTCCACATCATGAGAATGAAATCGCCCAATCAGAAGCCGCCAATGGCAAAAAGCTAGCGAACTATTGGTTACACAATGGGATGGTCAATGTAAATGGACAAAAGATGAGTAAATCCCTTAAAAATTTTAAAACTATCAGAGAGCTAATTAATTCAGGTATAAGCCCTATGACTTTGCGATATTTTGTTATGACTGTGAATTATAGAAAACCACTTGATTTTACTGAAGAAGCTTTAAGGAGTGCTTCAGAAGCTTGGAAAAACATTAATGTAGCCCTTTCTTTTATGGACCTTACAAAAGGGTCTTTAAACTCTATTGATAAAAATGAACCTATCGAAGAAGAATATAAAGAGAAAATAAGCTTTGAATTATCTCAAAAAAAGCTTAAATTTTCTGAGGCACTGGGAAATGACCTTAATACAGCAAGTGCTATTGCAATTATTTACGATTTAGCAAAACCATTAAAAAACTTTTTAAACCAATTTCAAAGAGTCGAAGGTTTTAAAATAGACCAAAATGAAAAATTCTTTCTACTTGAGAATTTTAAAACTCTTGAAAAGTTGACTGAGGTACTTGGTCTTAAAAAAGAGGTTTTAGTAAAAGAAAGTAAAATAACAGAAGAAGAAATATCAACGCTTATTAATGAAAGATTGAAAGCAAAAAAGGAAAAGAATTATGCGAAGGCCGATGAAATAAGAAGTTTGTTAAAAGAAAAAGGTATTGAACTTATTGATCAATCAAAGGAAATAACAACATGGATAAGGGTCTAAATTTTAAGAAAAAAACCAATTTGAAATTTTTGTTTTTTAAATACACCTTTAAATGGGAAGATATTAGAAATATGAGAGAAAATTGAAATACATTACTGTGCTCGGTTCTACTGGTTCAATAGGGACTCAAACTCTCGAGATAGCTAGTGAGCAGCCTGATAAATTTAAAGCCGTAGCTCTTTCTGCAGGAAGAAATATTAATTTATTAACTGAACAAGTTAAAACTCATAAACCAGAGGTAGTTGCAATTGAGGATGAAAGTCTTATAGAAGATTTAAAAGATAATATTAATAACTTAGATTTGGATGATGTTCCCCTGGTGTTAGGTGGAAAGCAGGGGATTAACGCAGTTGCAGCATGGGATAAGGCAGATACTGTGGTAACAGGGATAGTAGGCTGTGCAGGCTTAATTCCAACAATGTCAGCAATTAATGCGGGGAAAAATATTGCACTTGCTAACAAAGAAACTTTAATTGCTGCAGGACCAATTGTTATTCCTGCATTAAAGAAAAATAATAGTAGGCTTTTACCTGCTGATTCAGAACACTCTGCTATCTTTCAATGTTTACAAGGATTACCAAATTATGAAAATGCAGATTTTTCAACAGGAGATATTCCTAAGGGTTTAAAAGCTATACATTTAACAGCTTCTGGTGGTGCTTTCAGAGATTGGGCCGTTGAGGATTTAAAGCATGTCACAGTGGAAGATGCGACTTCACATCCTAATTGGGATATGGGAAAAAAAATAACTGTAGATTCTGCAACTCTTATGAATAAAGGATTAGAAGTTATTGAAGCTCATTATTTATTTGGGACCTCTTATGAAGATATCGAAATAGTTATCCACCCTCAAAGTATTATTCATTCAATGATTGAGATGGAAGATTCTTCTGTATTAGCTCAATTAGGTTGGCCAGATATGAAACTACCCATTTTATATGCGATGAGTTGGCCTGAAAGATTTAAAACAAATTGGAAAAGATTAAACCTAAGTGAAATTGGAAAATTAACTTTTAAAGAGCCAGACGAGTTTAAATATCCATGCATGGGACTTGCATATGCTGCAGGAAAATCCTCTGGGACTATGCCTGCAGTCTTAAATGCTGCTAATGAAATGGCTGTTGAACAATTCCTCAAAGAAAAAATTTCTTTTCAACAAATTCCAACATTTATAAGTAAAGCGTGTGAATCACATATGGAGAATTTGAATTTGAGTCCCGAATTGGAGGATATTCTTGAAGTAGACAATTGGGCCAGACTTTTTATTGAGCAAGAAATTAAAAAAGGGAAAAAATACGTAAGTATTAGATAAAAGTCAATATAAAAAAACATCTAAATAATTAAACCCATTTTATCCCTTCTAAATAATTCCTAATAACCCCTTTATTGCAATTAGTTTTTAGTATTTGCGTAAAGCAAAAGCTGCTATGAGTATGAGTAGTAAATATTTAATTTAATCTTCTGCATCTTCAAATTCTCTTAGCAAACGAAAAGTTTTGGAAATAAAAGGAAAGATCCATACCAACAACCCGAAGACTGTTATCAAGGCGATAAGAAAACCCAAAATAGCTAAGAATCCCCCTGTTACGTCTCCTTCATAGAAGCGATCAAGCCCAATTGGTGCACCAACACCTAAAAGAAAGAGTCTCGTTAAAGTTTGTTTTTCTTTTTTTCTCAACATAAATAAAAATAGGGTTTTATCTTCCCAATTTTAGATCGACTGTCAATAATGAATATACATTGTAGTTTCTTCACCTTTTAGTGAAGAAGTTTTTTGCAGTAGCTCATAACATTGCCTAGAATCATTCAAAAAGCATTAAGGGAAGGTTTTTTAAAAATGACAAAAGGGGTTCATAAACACCTTCTACTATGCGCAACGCCCACAAAACAGAAATGCTTTAAAGGCAATGAAGGTCAAAAAGCATGGGAATGTATGAAAAAGACTTTAAAAAAATTTGAGAATGATCCCTCTACAAAAAACGTTCATATATTAAGATCAAAAGCTGACTGTTTAAGGGTATGTAAGAACGGCCCAATTCTTCTTATTTGGCCTGATGGCATTTGGTATGAGAAAATCTCTCCAGAAAAAATTTCTGAAATTTTTACCTCACATATTATTAATGGTAAGCCAATAGAAAAATGGATTTTCAAAAAAACACCATTTTTAAATAGTCCTAGATACTCATAAACCAGTTCTTTACGACTTCGTCTGACCAGCAGCCATTAATCGAATGAAAACCATTATGACCTCCTTTTTCAGTTATAAAAATAGTGAATTTATCAATAGATTCTTTTCTTAAATTCAAAGTATCCTTATATGGAACCCAGGGATCATCCTTGGCATGGATAAAAAGCATTAGAGGTAATTTTTTTATTGAGTTTCGGATTCTAAATATTGGAGAAGCTTTAATATAATAATCCTCTAAAGAATTAAATCCCCAACTAGGAGCTGTAAATTTCTGATCAAATTCTCTTATACTTTTTAAATTTCTAATTTTTATTCTTAATTTCTCGTTATCAAGAAGTTTGCCTTCATCATTAAATCCCTCCCATAACTGATTTTTTAAGCGATGAAGTAACCATTTTTGGTAGATAGAATTTCTAGGTTTTTCAATACAGAGACTGCATGAAGATAAATCTAAAGGAGTACTCACGCAGGCAAGGCCATCTAAAAGTTTTTCTCCTTTGTTTTCATTGTCATCTAGGCAGGCATTTAAAAGAATTGTTCCGCCTAAAGATAATCCAACTCCGTAAATTGGAAGATTATTATTCCTTTTCATAAGATCTTTGAACTCTAAATTAATCAATTTTTTAAAATAATTAATTGCTGAAATAACATCACTGGAGCATCTAGCACAATAATTTCCTTTAGCTAAATATCTTGCTGATCCAGATCCTCTTAGATTTAATTTAAGAACTCCAAAACCATTATTTGCTAATTTCCTAGATATTCTTCTTAAACCAAACCGTTTAGTTGAGCCTCCTAAACCATGTGTAACGATTACAAAACCCTTAAGTGAGTTTAAGTTTTCAGGTAATTCTAAAAAACCTAAAAGATAATCAGATTCAAATTTTTTAGAAAGAATTTTATTAATCGGAAAGAATATTTTTTTATTTTTTATTGATTTACCAAAATCAATAACAAAAGTATCTCTCAAAGTTTGTAAGTCGCCACCTATCCAAGGCAAGACTTCTCGAAATGGCTTATTTTTTTCGTAATCTGAAAAACTAAAAGATATACTATTATTTGTCCCCAACTCCAAGATCCTTTAATTCTCCAATCAAATCATTCAGTACCTTTTTTGCATCACCAAAGACCATTGAGGTATTTGGCAGATCAAATAAATCATTTTTTATTCCGGAGTAACCTGCACTCATACCACGTTTAATTACAAATACCGTTCTTGCTTCTTGAACATCAAGAACTGGCATGCCATATAAGGGAGAAGAGCTATCATTTTTAGCTTGAGGGTTAACCACATCATTTGCTCCTAAAACTAAAACAACATCCGTTGCTGGAAAATCAGGATTTACAACGTCCATCTCTTTAAGTTGTTCGTAAGGAACATCTGCTTCTGCTAAAAGTACATTCATATGTCCAGGCATCCGCCCTGCTACAGGATGAATTGCGTAAACAACTTCAATACCATTTTGCTCTAGTTTTTTTGTCACTTCCCTTAAAGTATGTTGAGCTTGAGCTACTGCCAGACCGTAACCAGGAACAATAATTACCTTGTTGGCTGCCTCTAAAGTCAATGCGCATTCTTCAACACTGCAAGAAGTTATATTTGTATATTCTCCTGAACCAGAAGAGGCTGTACTTTGTGCAGATAAAGATCCTCCAAAAAGAACTGAGACCAATGATCTATTCATACCCTTACACATCACTTGAGTAAGTATTAGACCTGCCGCTCCAACCATTGCGCCTGCTACTATCAAAAGCTGACTATCAACAACAAAACCTGCTGCTGCTGCTGCAATCCCTGAATAGCTATTTAATAAAGATATAACGACTGGCATATCCGCTCCACCAATTGGCAAAGTAACTCCAATACCTAATAAAGAAGAAACTATAACTAAAAGCCAAATAGAACTTGTATTACCATTTATCAAATCAAAAAAGGCTATCAAGGAAGCAACTGTAAAAACAATATTTACAAAATGTCTAACTTTGCTCTGAGTCCATCCTGGAGTTGACAACCAACCCTGCAACTTTGCCATCGCAACAATTGAACCTGTGAAAGTTATGGCCCCAACAAATATAGAAACAGATATTGAGACTTCGTTAATCAGTGACTTAAAAAAATCAAAATCTTCTTGGCCACCAGATATAGGAAAAATAGCTACTCCCAAGGCCACTAAAAGTGATGACATTCCTCCACAACCATTGAACAATGCCACTGTTTCAGGCATGGAGGTCATAGGTACTTTTTTTGCAAGAATTGCTCCGAATAAACTACCTAAGATTGATCCAATTATTATCCAAATCCAAGACTGAATAGCAATTCCAGAAGTGCCTAAA includes the following:
- a CDS encoding chlorophyll a/b-binding protein; translated protein: MSPLSGFLAVIVFFTAILVAYLTKQFQNENLNYSSLNQMKNPNTKVKTIEKEKVVAETLNGRFAMLGLIAAVGAYLTTGQIIPGFV
- the ychF gene encoding redox-regulated ATPase YchF; this translates as MLKAGIIGLPNVGKSTLFNALVENAKAQAANFPFCTIEPNKGIVSVPDQRLQELGNLSCSQNIIPTKIEFVDIAGLVKGASKGEGLGNKFLSNIREVDAIVHVVRCFEDSDVIHVSGKVDPLDDIEIINLELNLADLSQLQKRRERIKKQVRTSKEAAKEDTLLEKIEEELEKGLSVRSISLNEEENLIIKQLGFLTAKPIIYATNLNENDLAEGNDFSSTVQSFASNENTECIKISAQVESELIELEPEDKKDYLIGLGVEEGGLSSLIRSTYKLLGLKTYFTTGEKETKAWTIKDGMTAPQAAGVIHTDFEKGFIRAQTISYQNLIDSGSIANAKTKGLLRSEGKEYIVNEGDVMEFLFNV
- a CDS encoding efflux RND transporter periplasmic adaptor subunit, with the translated sequence MFDLIKKNINLRSGIILLSLAIFFVFITNSFKKNKSKDISDFVVQVEKGILSDSINTSGEVKAKKTSNIGPRKQGVIKEIKVDEGDLVKKDQVLASLDDEDFIYKIEELELNVEKQKSEFLRREYLYQEGAVSKEDYESYKNNYDISSAKLNDAKAEKSFYLIKAPYGGKITAKYAEIGSYVTPSTNLSSDSKTKNFIFELSEGLEIVAKVPESDIGRIKIGQEASVRIEAYPSKKYSAIVKKIAARAVKDNNVTSFEVTLNFKDISEEIKIGMTADLEFRVEGNEEKILVPTVSIVTEKGEKGILKVDKNNSPKFEKIEIGISSGNKTSVIDGLEPGEQIFINIPPWAKKRK
- the polA gene encoding DNA polymerase I, yielding MSLTSENSKKPILLLVDGHSLAFRSFYAFSKGIDGGLTTKDGFPTSVTYGFLKSLLDNCKNICPEGVCITFDTEKPTFRHELDPNYKANRDVAPDVFFQDIEQLEIILEESLNLPIFKSPGYEADDLLGTIANDASSKGWCVNILSGDRDLFQLVDDQKDIYVLYMGGGPYAKSGNPTLMNENGVKEKLGVAPERVVDLKALTGDSSDNIPGIKGVGPKTAINLLKENDTLDGIYQALEKIQQNNDKKYKGFIKGSVIEKLRNDKHNAFLSRDLAKINTEVPLILSDGYELKNINQELLSESLQKLELSTLLRQIDIFNSTFSKGGFGKNNLVSKEEKVPKILSNNELENSENKIPKIKVIIVNDFELLDKLIKRLNKTNQIVSLDTETNSLNPIDAELVGIGLCLGEENDDLFYIPLGHQIKKETPNQLSIEDVFSKLRTWIEDPKKEKALQNSKFDRQIFFNHGLDLKGVTFDTLLADYLLNNQEKHGLSEISFRLFGFKPPSFKETVGKNKDFSFVDINEASIYCGYDVFLTFKIVKIFKERFSKEKDELIKLFKEIELPLEPVLSQMEMNGITIDIPYLDKLSKELKSTLEDIENKVFELADENFNLSSPKQLGEILFEKLNLDKKKSRKTKTGWSTDALVLERLVDEHEIIQHLIKHRTISKLLSTYIDALPNLINEKTGRVHTNFNQAATATGRLSSSNPNLQNIPVRTEFSRRIRKAFLPEKNWKLLSADYSQIELRILAHLADEEILINAFHKNDDIHSLTARLIFEKEEISSDERRVGKTINFGVIYGMGIKKFARSTGVSTPEAKEFLIKYKERYSKIFKFLELQERLALSKGYVKTIFGRKREFKFDKNGLGRLIGKDPYEIDLQSARRAGMEAQSLRAAANAPIQGSSADIIKIAMVQLNKKFIEMNFPAKMLLQVHDELLFEVEPDSLEITTKLVKKTMENCVKLNVPLLVDIGIGDNWMETK
- the cysS gene encoding cysteine--tRNA ligase, coding for MIKLFNTLSKRIEVFKPIDDVVKIYCCGVTVYDLCHLGHARSYIAWDVLRRFLIYSDFKVKYVQNFTDIDDKILKRAKEESISMKEVSEKNIIEFHKDMDSLGIMRPDSMPRATNHICNICDLITILEDKGYAYSRDGDVYYSVFKNQNYGKLSNQNIEEQNINQQGRMANEENSKKLNPQDFALWKKAKDDEPFFDSPWGKGRPGWHIECSAMVKDELGDTIDIHLGGSDLIFPHHENEIAQSEAANGKKLANYWLHNGMVNVNGQKMSKSLKNFKTIRELINSGISPMTLRYFVMTVNYRKPLDFTEEALRSASEAWKNINVALSFMDLTKGSLNSIDKNEPIEEEYKEKISFELSQKKLKFSEALGNDLNTASAIAIIYDLAKPLKNFLNQFQRVEGFKIDQNEKFFLLENFKTLEKLTEVLGLKKEVLVKESKITEEEISTLINERLKAKKEKNYAKADEIRSLLKEKGIELIDQSKEITTWIRV